Part of the Bacillus cabrialesii genome is shown below.
CTTTTAAAAAGACAGACGGTGATCTTTATACTGTTCTTTCTTGTGACACTCCGCTGATACAAAGAAGGACGATGGTGGAGCTCGAGCGTTTGATGACTGCCGCTACAGACGCGGTCGTCCCGATTTCAGAGGGGCGGGAGCAGCCATTGATTGCAATGTACCATAAACGAATTATGCCTATCCTGTATGATCAGCTATCTAAGAAGAGATTAAGAATATCGGATTTGTTAGACCGAATTTCGGTTTGTTACGTACAGGCTGAAGAGATTGGGGCAGATCCGGCGGAGTTCATCAACATCAATACACGTGATGATTTTAGGTGTTTGGAAGAAAAAACGCACTCCTTCAGGCGGGACTGACGGGGCAAAAACATGTTAAGATGGCATAAAAGATAAGGAGAACGAATTTGATGGAGGAGCGTTATTCACGGCAAATCAGATTTAAGCAAATAGGGGAAGAGGGCCAGAAAAGACTGGCAGACAGCCATGTTCTGGTTGTCGGAGCGGGAGCGCTTGGCACTGCAGGAGCTGAAGGACTTGCGAGAGCCGGAGTCGGCACCATTACCATTATTGACCGTGACTATGTGGAGTGGAGTAATCTGCAAAGGCAGCAGCTTTATACAGAAAGCGATGCCAAGCTCCGCATGCCGAAAGCTATGGCTGCCAAAGAGCATCTCTTAATGATTAACAGCGGAATACATATTGAAGCTCATGTGGCCGAAGGAACGGCAGAAACGCTAGAGCCGCTGATTGAAAAAGCAGATGTCGTGATCGACGCGACAGATAATTTTGAAACCCGCATGCTGATAAATGATCTAGCCCAGAAAACAAAGACACCGTGGGTCTATGGCGCTTGTGTAAGCAGCCAAGGGATGTATATGACGATTATTCCGGGAGAGACGCCTTGTCTGTCTTGTTTGTTTGAGCAAATTCCTGTAGGGGGGGCGACGTGTGATACGGCCGGCATCATTCCGCCCGCTGTGCATATTGTTTCCGCCTATCAGCAGGCTGAGGCGTTAAAGTTGTTAACAGGGCAAAAAGAAGCGATACAGAGGAGTTTTGTAACGTTTGATGTCTGGAACAACTCGCATATGAACATTAATGTTAATCATGTACGCCGTGAGGATTGCCCGTCTTGCGGAGCGCATGCGGTTTATCCGTATCTCCAAGACTGGAACACACCAAGAGCCGCTGTACTGTGCGGCCGTGATACAGTTCAGATAAGGTCGGAGTCATTAAAAAGAATTCCGAAACAGGAGCTCATCAATCGGCTGAAAACAATTGGCAAGGTCGAGGCCAATGCGTTTTTGCTGCATATTTTTTATGAGGATTTCAGAATCGTCATTTTCAATGATGGACGGGCACTGGTGCATGGAACAAATGATGTGAAAGAAGCCAATTCCGTGTTGGCAAGAGTAATTGGATTGTAACAACTGGAGGGGTCAGAATGCTGGAGAAAAGAACACCGATACCGGTAGACGAGGCAGTTCGGCGTGTCTGCCATTTTCAAAAACAAGGGGAAACAGAATGGGTGGCGCTTGAAGACAGCCTTCATCGATTTTTAGCTGAAGACGTAACAGCAGATCACCACGTACCCGCATTTGACCGTTCGCCATACGACGGTTTTGCTGTCAGAGCGTGCGATACGGCTGAAGCTTCACGTGAAAACCCAGTTCGGTTTGAGGTCGTTGACCACATTGGAGCGGGGGCTGTATCTGAAAAAGAACTTGGCCCGTTTCAGGCCGTTCGGATTATGACCGGCGCGCAAATCCCTGAAGGGGCAGATGCGGTCGTCATGATTGAACTGACTCAAACTTTTGAGGAGAATGGGAAGGCGTTTATGTCTTTAAAACGCCGCTTTCAGCCGGGGGATAATATTTCAAAAACAGGTGAAGACGCTCAAAAAGGGAGTGTTTTATTGAGAAAGGGCACCCGAGTGACACCGGGAGTGACTGCGCTTTTGGCAACCTTCGGATACGCATCTGTGACTGTCGTGAGAAAGCCTGTTGTCGGGATTATCGCAACCGGTACCGAATTGCTGAATGTCAGTGATCCGCTTGAGCCGGGGAAAATCCGCAACAGCAATGCGAGTATGGTCTATGCGCAAGTGATAGAAGCAGGCGCTTCGCCGCTTTATTTGGGGAAAATTTCCGATGATCTGGATAAAA
Proteins encoded:
- a CDS encoding molybdenum cofactor guanylyltransferase, translating into MEHINVLLAGGASRRFGEPKAFVKWKGQMFYEWAKKALGEQTVIISRPEFIDRFQENGENEVYQDAEPFQGMGPLAGIYTAFKKTDGDLYTVLSCDTPLIQRRTMVELERLMTAATDAVVPISEGREQPLIAMYHKRIMPILYDQLSKKRLRISDLLDRISVCYVQAEEIGADPAEFININTRDDFRCLEEKTHSFRRD
- a CDS encoding molybdopterin-synthase adenylyltransferase MoeB produces the protein MEERYSRQIRFKQIGEEGQKRLADSHVLVVGAGALGTAGAEGLARAGVGTITIIDRDYVEWSNLQRQQLYTESDAKLRMPKAMAAKEHLLMINSGIHIEAHVAEGTAETLEPLIEKADVVIDATDNFETRMLINDLAQKTKTPWVYGACVSSQGMYMTIIPGETPCLSCLFEQIPVGGATCDTAGIIPPAVHIVSAYQQAEALKLLTGQKEAIQRSFVTFDVWNNSHMNINVNHVRREDCPSCGAHAVYPYLQDWNTPRAAVLCGRDTVQIRSESLKRIPKQELINRLKTIGKVEANAFLLHIFYEDFRIVIFNDGRALVHGTNDVKEANSVLARVIGL
- a CDS encoding molybdopterin molybdotransferase MoeA — its product is MLEKRTPIPVDEAVRRVCHFQKQGETEWVALEDSLHRFLAEDVTADHHVPAFDRSPYDGFAVRACDTAEASRENPVRFEVVDHIGAGAVSEKELGPFQAVRIMTGAQIPEGADAVVMIELTQTFEENGKAFMSLKRRFQPGDNISKTGEDAQKGSVLLRKGTRVTPGVTALLATFGYASVTVVRKPVVGIIATGTELLNVSDPLEPGKIRNSNASMVYAQVIEAGASPLYLGKISDDLDKSFAAVKEAMKKVDFLITTGGVSVGDFDFLPAIYEKLGADVLFNKVAMRPGSVTTVAHANDMLLFGLSGNPSACYVGFELFVKPMIQTWLLNEKPHSICAEAVLTKDFPKPNPFTRFVRAFVHHQEGKLLAEPVGLDKSSSVTSLAEANAFIILPGGTRGYESGRTVHVLLIREENGSEWPWSVLSRSSKL